A genomic region of Hypomesus transpacificus isolate Combined female chromosome 19, fHypTra1, whole genome shotgun sequence contains the following coding sequences:
- the trpm5 gene encoding transient receptor potential cation channel subfamily M member 5 isoform X1 yields the protein MPERQETSLGVHQPRRCPRCGDILEMEHSVLLGCRCCSPLDEVLGSGGRGLGVQAEKKAHWAAGRVGDIDFTGPSRTRAKFVRVHSSTDPVLIYQMLTEQWGLSPPHLVVALVGGDELAQMKPWLRDTVRKGLVKAAQSTGAWILTNGLRFGITKQLGQAVRDHSLASTSSKVRVVAIGIAPWNMIHNREALLTSKRDEPAVYVPQDLPHGTVYSLDCNHSHFVLVEEDPNRPGSTSEMRVKLLKHISLQRTGYGGAGSFEIPVLCLLVHGEPKILQRMYKGIGNATPWLILAGSGGVADILVTLMNRGSWDTDTVQELLLDTFPHVHHSTDIPNWAKLIQKIMDNGHLLTVHDPEQESAELDTVILKALVKACKSQSQEAQDFLDELKLAVAWNRADIAKSEIFNGDVEWRACDLEEVMMDALINDKPDFVRLFVDNGVNLVEFLTYGRLQELYCSVSEKSLLHDLLLKKNQEKQLLVGSNRPPGLSGHHQAEQGDRRARFTLQEVSKVLKDFLHDSSKGFYQKLPTERASKGRLFHTQKNPAELEERCEHPWRDLFLWAVLQNRQQMANYFWAMGPEAVAAALAGCKILKELARLESEAESARSMKEAKYEQFALDLFGECYSNSEDRAYALLVRRTRCWSKTTVLDLATEADAKSFFAHDGVQAMLTKMWWGAMTTDTAISKLVVSFFCPPLIWTNLIKFSDEDMDSPSGGKQFVELDSLDTEKALQLTDEDPLDSRAPPGATATQSNAATWWRFLLRRWRRFWSAPVTVFLGNVIMYFAFLFLFTYVLLLDFRPPPPKGPGAPEIMLYFWVFTLVLEELRQSFFTDEDTNILKKFKLYVEDNWNKCDMVAILLFVIGVSCRMADSTYEAGRTVLALDFMVFTLRLIHIFAIHKQLGPKIIIVERMIKDVFFFLFFLSVWLIAYGVATQALLHPNDPRLDWVFRRVLYRPYLHIFGQIPLEEIDVARMPETNCTTVIEEIIMGTLPPCPNIYANWLVILLLVIFLLVTNVLLLNLLIAMFSYTFQVVQGNTDIFWKFQRYNLIVEYHSRPALAPPFIIISHCSQLLLSLVKRPESKIEHLERELPVGLDQRLMTWETVQKENYLAKLEWQHLESSEERLRSTSLKVQSLLRNIGGFKEQEKRLSSMEAQVKYCGEVLSWMAECFTLSTLKCEREAPRAPSFLAGVQASTLSECPQSTSDKEAKSERRETKPGTPGYGATKRFPYIDE from the exons ATGCCAGAACGACAAGAAACCTCACTG GGGGTGCATCAGCCGAGGAGATGCCCACGATGTGGAGATATTCTGGAAATGGAACATAG TGTTCTATTAGGCTGCCGTTGCTGTTCTCCACTGGACGAGGTTCTAGGGAGTGGGGGCCGAGGCCTGGGTGTCCAGGCTGAAAAGAAGGCCCACTGGGCAGCTGGCCGAGTGGGGGACATAGACTTCACTGGTCCAAGCAGGACAAGAGCGAAG TTTGTGAGGGTTCACAGCTCCACAGACCCTGTGCTAATTTATCAAATGCTAACGGAGCAGTGGGGCctgtcacctccacacctgGTGGTGGCGCTAGTGGGAGGAGATGAATTGGCTCAGATGAAACCCTGGCTCAGGGACACTGTGAGGAAAGGGTTGGTGAAGGCTGCACAGAGCACAG GAGCATGGATCCTGACCAATGGCCTTCGATTTGGTATCACCAAGCAGCTTGGCCAGGCAGTCCGGGACCACTCTCTGGCCAGCACCTCTTCCAAAGTCAGAGTGGTGGCCATTGGCATTGCCCCCTGGAACATGATCCATAATCGGGAAGCACTACTCACCTCCAAG cGGGATGAACCTGCCGTATACGTGCCACAGGATTTGCCTCACGGGACGGTCTATTCACTGGACTGTAACCATTCACATTTTGTCCTGGTAGAGGAAGACCCCAATAGACCAGGGTCCACCAGTGAGATGAGGGTCAAACTCCTCAAACACATCTCCCTGCAACGCACTGGCTATGGCG GCGCGGGAAGTTTTGAGATCCCAGTGCTATGTTTGCTAGTGCATGGAGAACCTAAGATCTTGCAG AGGATGTATAAAGGAATTGGAAATGCCACACCCTGGCTGATACTGGCCGGGTCAGGGGGTGTCGCAGATATCTTGGTCACTTTGATGAACAGGGGCAGTTGGGATACTGACACTGTCCAGGAACTACTACTGGACACTTTTCCCCATGTACACCACAGCACTGATATCCCCAATTGGGCCAAACTG ATTCAGAAGATAATGGACAATGGCCATCTTCTTACCGTCCATGACCCTGAACAGGAGAGTGCTGAGCTGGATACGGTCATCCTCAAAGCTCTGGTCAAAG CCTGTAAAAGTCAAAGTCAAGAAGCCCAAGATTTCTTGGATGAGCTAAAGTTGGCGGTAGCCTGGAACAGGGCAGACATTGCCAAGAGTGAAATCTTCAATGGTGACGTTgagtggagg GCATGTGACCTGGAGGAAGTGATGATGGATGCACTGATCAATGACAAACCAGACTTTGTGCGCCTCTTCGTGGATAACGGGGTGAACCTGGTGGAATTCCTGACTTATGGGCGTCTGCAAGAGCTCTACTGCTCTGTGTCAGAGAAGAGTCTCCTTCATGACCTACTTCTCAAGAAGAACCAGGAGAAGCAGCTTCTGGTGGGCTCGAACAGGCCCCCTGGGCTCTCTGGGCATCACCAAGCAGAGCAGGGGGACCGACGTGCACGCTTCACCCTGCAAGAGGTGTCCAAAGTGTTGAAGGACTTCCTGCATGACTCCTCCAAAGGTTTCTACCAGAAGTTGCCTACG GAGAGAGCCAGCAAGGGCAGACTCTTTCACACCCAGAAGAATCCTGCAGAGTTGGAAGAACGATGTGAGCACCCTTGGAGAGACCTTTTTCTTTGGGCTGTTCTCCAGAATCGACAACAGATGGCCAATTACTTCTGGGCTATG GGCCCTGAAGCTGTGGCTGCTGCACTGGCAGGCTGTAAGATCCTGAAGGAGCTGGCTCGCCTGGAGTCAGAAGCCGAATCTGCTCGCAGCATGAAGGAGGCCAAGTATGAGCAGTTTGCCCTTG ATCTGTTTGGAGAGTGTTACTCTAACAGTGAGGACCGTGCCTATGCACTGCTAGTTAGGAGAACTCGCTGCTGGAGCAAAACCACAGTTCTCGACCTGGCAACCGAAGCGGATGCCAAAAGCTTCTTTGCACATGATGGGGTACAG GCAATGCTCACTAAGATGTGGTGGGGAGCAATGACAACAGACACAGCCATATCTAAACTGGTAGTTTCCTTCTTTTGCCCTCCTCTCATTTGGACAAACCTTATCAAATTCAG TGATGAGGACATGGACAGTCCCAGTGGGGGAAAACAGTTTGTAGAACTGGATAGTTTAGACACAGAGAAGGCTCTACAACTAACAGATGAAGACCCTTT GGACTCTAGGGCACCCCCAGGTGCTACAGCAACCCAGAGCAATGCCGCAACATGGTGGCGTTTTCTACTGCGCCGCTGGAGACGTTTTTGGAGTGCCCCCGTCACTGTATTTCTGGGCAACGTCATCATGTATTTCGcctttcttttcctctttaCCTATGTTCTTCTTTTGGACTTTCGTCCGCCCCCCCCCAAAGGCCCTGGAGCCCCGGAGATCATGCTCTATTTCTGGGTCTTCACACTGGTGCTGGAAGAGTTGAGACAG AGCTTCTTTACGGATGAGGACACAAATATCTTGAAGAAGTTCAAACTATACGTGGAGGACAACTGGAACAAGTGTGACATGGTGGCCATCTTGCTTTTTGTCATCGGAGTATCCTGCAG GATGGCCGATAGCACATATGAGGCTGGAAGAACAGTTCTGGCCCTGGACTTCATGGTGTTCACACTCAGGCTGATCCACATTTTTGCCATCCATAAGCAACTAGGACCAAAGATTATCATTGTGGAGCGAATG ATAAAGGATGTgttctttttcctcttcttcctgagtgtTTGGCTCATAGCATATGGTGTGGCCACCCAAGCCTTGCTCCACCCCAACGACCCACGTCTGGATTGGGTGTTCCGCAGAGTTCTGTACCGTCCCTACTTGCATATCTTTGGCCAGATCCCATTGGAGGAGATAGATG TTGCGAGAATGCCCGAGACCAACTGCACCACAGTGATCGAGGAGATCATCATGGGCACCTTGCCACCTTGTCCCAACATCTATGCCAACTGGTTGGTCATTCTACTGCTGGTGATCTTCCTCCTGGTCACCAATGTTCTCCTGCTCAACCTCCTTATTGCCATGTTCAG CTACACCTTCCAAGTGGTTCAGGGTAACACAGACATCTTCTGGAAGTTCCAGAGGTACAATCTCATAGTGGAGTACCACAGCCGACCAGCCCTGGCACCACCCTTCATCATCATAAGCCACTGTTCCCAGCTTCTCCTCAGTCTTGTCAAAAGGCCTGAATCCAAGATAGAGCACCTGG AGAGGGAGCTTCCTGTAGGGTTGGACCAGAGACTGATGACATGGGAAACTGTGCAGAAGGAAAACTATCTGGCTAAACTGGAGTGGCAGCACTTGGAGAGCAGTGAAGAAAGACTCAGGAGCACCTCTTTAAA GGTTCAGAGCTTGTTGAGAAACATTGGGGGGTTCAAGGAACAGGAGAAAAGATTGTCATCCATGGAGGCTCAG GTGAAGTACTGTGGGGAGGTGCTGTCCTGGATGGCTGAATGTTTTACTCTGAGTACACTCAAGTGTGAGCGAGAGGCTCCCAGAGCTCCAT CCTTTTTAGCAGGTGTCCAAGCCAGCACCCTTTCCGAGTGCCCTCAAAGCACATCAGACAAGGAAGCcaaatcagagaggagagaaaccaAACCTGGCACCCCAGGATATGGAGCCACCAAAAGGTTCCCTTATATTGATGAGTAA